The Fimbriimonadales bacterium genome contains a region encoding:
- the rpsT gene encoding 30S ribosomal protein S20: MPNIKSMVKDLKRNAKRRLRNQSTKSALKTYVKKAREAIGSPEGEALLREACRMLDKAAERGIIHKNQAARRKSRLMQAFNRSQSNA; the protein is encoded by the coding sequence ATGCCGAATATCAAATCGATGGTCAAAGACCTCAAGCGCAATGCAAAACGACGCTTGAGAAATCAGAGCACGAAATCAGCGTTGAAAACCTACGTCAAAAAAGCGCGCGAAGCGATAGGCTCTCCGGAAGGAGAGGCGCTCCTTCGAGAGGCGTGCAGGATGCTGGATAAAGCGGCGGAACGGGGGATTATTCACAAAAACCAAGCCGCGCGCAGGAAATCTCGTCTAATGCAAGCCTTCAACCGCTCACAGTCGAACGCTTGA
- a CDS encoding TIR and AAA domain-containing protein — translation MRNLVFLSHAGDVRNRKNPDNPLIEKLEELSQEHKVPLYVAEREPEYEKNISEKIRQKLDESFCLLVLYTEKASKSAFVNQEIGYADKSRIPVIYILENGVKITGFRYGQEPIPLDRESPDEALRNAIIYIKEHEREFKAQCPRSPEWAPYTVSSILDFQKRVYQTPEFYRLIGPMAVDFEAGYVVMREEVGKILDLLKTERRVGLTGDPASGKSVLLHSIGYQLIEEKAEVYFIRLKEPERPKFSAIQQLPEEAILLVDDAHLDREFAEKLLGTPPLKCKILLASRPLEPSWEMEKDTIHTSPLKAFLSEGKRVIQLQAVDAADSIVKLFEEKVLEKEIEEREKALIQQEGYDQNLLLLTWALETYKKKETMARKEVCETVARWLYPDGPDEGFYRDMVPADRERVNKEQAVLILLALAAFYRFEIPVAQYFLTDTLGLNRETLDILLESRILSGGGGRVSLHHSAVANLFLEAQTSSRLRQPVKQIRNAILTHAQDLQNTPWEDALFHLYLRNCPKNACELIAKLPSWTGEGKSLIRSLAGKKENLDKILEAIRGEMDVGNIGWCVWGIANASIEVARKIVENPKFDWQGLIKKLKEEKDVGKIRWCVEEIANASKKVALKLVPVVIEKLKEEKDVGKIGRCVEGIAEASIEVAWKIVEEPKFDWQGLIKKLNKDKDVGKIGWCVEGIALASEDVARKIVEDPNFDWQGLIKKLKEEKDVEKIRWCVEGIARASKDVARKIVENPKFDRQGLIKKLKEEKDVGNIGWCLERIARASKKVALKLVPVVIEKLKEEQDVGKIGRCVLGIANASEDVAREIFQGLEPEVQNILRETFPWRIKSILE, via the coding sequence ATGAGAAATCTGGTTTTTCTGAGTCATGCTGGGGATGTCAGAAACAGGAAGAATCCAGATAATCCGTTAATAGAAAAACTGGAAGAACTCTCTCAAGAGCATAAGGTTCCCCTCTATGTAGCAGAGAGAGAACCTGAGTATGAAAAAAACATCAGCGAGAAAATAAGGCAGAAACTGGATGAAAGTTTCTGCCTCCTCGTTCTTTACACGGAAAAGGCTTCTAAAAGTGCGTTTGTAAATCAGGAGATTGGCTACGCCGACAAATCAAGAATTCCGGTGATATACATTTTAGAAAATGGCGTCAAAATAACAGGGTTTAGGTATGGGCAAGAGCCTATTCCGTTAGACCGAGAAAGTCCAGATGAGGCTCTGAGGAACGCGATTATATACATCAAGGAACACGAGAGAGAATTTAAGGCTCAATGTCCCCGCTCTCCAGAATGGGCACCCTATACCGTTTCCAGCATCTTAGACTTTCAGAAGAGGGTTTATCAAACGCCAGAGTTTTATCGTCTCATTGGACCGATGGCTGTGGATTTTGAGGCGGGGTATGTGGTCATGCGTGAGGAGGTCGGGAAAATTTTAGACCTCCTTAAGACAGAGCGGCGAGTGGGACTCACAGGCGACCCCGCCTCCGGCAAATCCGTTCTCCTCCACTCTATCGGATACCAACTTATCGAAGAAAAAGCAGAAGTCTATTTTATCCGTTTGAAGGAGCCAGAGCGCCCCAAATTTTCAGCAATCCAACAATTGCCTGAAGAAGCCATCCTCCTGGTGGACGACGCTCATTTAGATAGAGAATTTGCAGAAAAGTTACTCGGTACTCCGCCATTAAAATGTAAAATCCTCCTTGCCTCTCGCCCATTGGAGCCCTCCTGGGAAATGGAGAAGGATACCATCCACACAAGCCCCCTAAAAGCATTCCTTTCAGAAGGAAAACGAGTCATTCAACTCCAAGCGGTGGATGCGGCAGACTCAATCGTTAAACTTTTTGAGGAAAAAGTCCTGGAAAAAGAGATTGAAGAAAGAGAAAAAGCGCTTATCCAGCAAGAAGGATACGACCAAAATCTCCTTCTTCTCACCTGGGCCCTGGAAACCTACAAAAAGAAGGAAACGATGGCAAGGAAGGAAGTTTGCGAAACGGTGGCAAGATGGCTGTACCCCGATGGACCGGACGAAGGATTCTACCGCGATATGGTTCCCGCTGACCGCGAGAGAGTGAATAAAGAGCAAGCCGTTTTAATCCTGCTGGCCCTCGCCGCTTTCTATCGCTTCGAAATTCCTGTGGCTCAATACTTTTTAACCGATACCCTTGGACTGAATAGAGAAACCCTGGATATCCTTTTGGAATCCCGCATCCTCTCTGGAGGGGGCGGAAGAGTGAGCCTTCACCATTCGGCTGTCGCAAACCTTTTCCTGGAAGCCCAAACCTCATCCCGGCTCAGACAACCGGTCAAGCAAATTCGTAATGCCATCCTAACTCATGCGCAAGACTTACAAAATACACCCTGGGAGGATGCCCTCTTCCATCTGTATTTACGGAACTGTCCGAAGAACGCCTGCGAACTCATCGCAAAGCTTCCCTCGTGGACAGGAGAAGGTAAATCGCTGATTCGTTCTCTCGCCGGGAAGAAGGAGAATCTGGACAAAATTCTTGAGGCAATTCGTGGGGAGATGGATGTTGGAAATATCGGATGGTGCGTGTGGGGAATCGCCAATGCCAGCATAGAGGTTGCCCGGAAGATTGTGGAAAACCCGAAGTTTGACTGGCAGGGGCTGATAAAGAAACTGAAGGAAGAGAAGGATGTGGGAAAAATCAGATGGTGCGTGGAGGAAATCGCTAATGCCAGCAAGAAAGTTGCCCTCAAACTAGTTCCTGTGGTGATAGAGAAACTGAAGGAAGAGAAGGATGTGGGAAAAATCGGAAGGTGCGTGGAGGGAATCGCCGAAGCCAGCATAGAGGTTGCCTGGAAGATTGTGGAAGAGCCGAAGTTTGACTGGCAGGGGCTGATAAAGAAACTGAATAAGGACAAGGATGTGGGAAAAATCGGATGGTGCGTGGAGGGAATCGCCCTCGCCAGCGAGGATGTTGCCCGGAAGATTGTGGAAGACCCGAACTTTGACTGGCAGGGGCTGATAAAGAAACTGAAGGAAGAGAAGGATGTGGAAAAAATCAGATGGTGCGTGGAGGGAATCGCCCGTGCCAGCAAGGATGTTGCCCGGAAGATTGTGGAAAACCCGAAGTTTGACCGGCAGGGGCTGATAAAGAAACTGAAGGAAGAGAAGGATGTGGGAAATATCGGATGGTGCCTGGAGAGAATCGCCCGTGCCAGCAAGAAAGTTGCCCTCAAACTAGTTCCTGTGGTGATAGAGAAACTGAAGGAAGAGCAGGATGTGGGAAAAATCGGAAGGTGCGTGTTGGGAATCGCTAATGCCAGCGAGGATGTTGCCCGGGAGATCTTTCAGGGGCTGGAACCTGAAGTCCAGAATATACTGCGGGAAACGTTTCCCTGGCGCATAAAAAGCATATTAGAATAG
- a CDS encoding DASS family sodium-coupled anion symporter, whose amino-acid sequence MRRISVSAIGMSLAVVLFLLVFFLCRDLEYPQQITASIFSAVIILWITEALPLAVTALLGATLLVLFGVSDEKKVFSAFGEPTILLFIGSFLLAKGLHISALDRRIAYLLLRYPWASRTPKRLLFTVAVITCSISLFVSNTAVTAMMLPIGLSLLGALGRGAQDSKYAIGMMLVLTWSSSVAVGVIVGTPPNLIAHDHIKNVAGVDITFLQWVAFAMPINIVMLVLSWLVLSFLYGQNAPSTENASNVAKEDLEKMGPLSTSERNALIAFLITLFLWLLPDTSAMILGQESLFAKWSQKHIPPSVASLIGAMLLFLLPAKDTESKRTLSWKQGASIDWGTILLFAGGIALGNAMHETGLAETLGKTITRLFGIESVWVLTAMTTALAILLSELASNTSAAAAIVPMSIGVAQGAGMSPIPPALGAAIGASFGFMLPISTPPNAIVYSSGLVPAREMMRSGFLFDIAGWIVTVVALRVILPPMGLG is encoded by the coding sequence ATGCGGCGAATAAGCGTTTCCGCGATCGGGATGTCCCTCGCGGTGGTTTTGTTCTTATTAGTTTTTTTTCTATGTCGTGACCTGGAATATCCACAACAAATTACGGCGAGCATTTTTTCCGCGGTGATTATCCTTTGGATTACGGAGGCTCTCCCCCTCGCAGTAACTGCGCTTCTCGGAGCGACACTGCTCGTCCTGTTCGGTGTTTCCGATGAAAAGAAAGTCTTCAGCGCTTTTGGCGAACCCACGATTTTGCTGTTCATCGGAAGTTTTCTTTTGGCTAAGGGATTGCATATATCCGCCCTTGACAGACGGATCGCCTATTTGCTTCTTCGTTATCCATGGGCGTCGAGAACTCCGAAAAGACTCTTGTTCACGGTAGCGGTAATCACTTGTTCCATTAGCCTTTTCGTGAGCAACACCGCCGTCACAGCGATGATGCTTCCCATCGGTTTGAGTCTGCTCGGTGCGTTAGGGCGAGGTGCGCAAGATTCGAAATACGCTATCGGCATGATGCTCGTTCTCACTTGGAGTTCGTCGGTTGCTGTGGGGGTCATCGTCGGGACACCGCCGAATTTGATTGCACACGATCACATCAAAAATGTCGCAGGCGTGGATATCACATTTTTGCAGTGGGTTGCCTTTGCCATGCCCATCAACATCGTGATGCTTGTCCTCTCCTGGCTCGTGTTGAGTTTCTTGTACGGACAAAACGCACCGAGCACCGAAAACGCATCGAACGTCGCCAAAGAAGATCTCGAAAAGATGGGACCTCTTTCGACGAGCGAACGAAACGCCCTTATCGCGTTTTTGATCACGCTTTTTCTTTGGCTTTTACCCGACACTTCCGCGATGATTTTGGGTCAGGAGTCTTTATTCGCAAAATGGTCTCAAAAACATATCCCCCCCTCGGTGGCGAGTCTTATCGGGGCGATGCTTTTGTTCCTGCTTCCTGCGAAAGACACCGAATCGAAAAGGACTCTTTCCTGGAAGCAAGGGGCGTCAATAGATTGGGGAACGATTCTTCTTTTCGCGGGGGGTATCGCTTTGGGAAATGCGATGCACGAGACAGGGCTCGCAGAGACTTTAGGAAAAACGATCACACGACTTTTCGGAATCGAAAGTGTTTGGGTTCTCACTGCGATGACCACCGCGCTGGCGATTCTTTTGAGCGAACTTGCGAGCAACACCTCAGCCGCAGCGGCGATCGTTCCGATGTCTATCGGAGTAGCACAAGGAGCAGGCATGAGTCCGATTCCTCCAGCGTTGGGAGCGGCGATCGGCGCGAGTTTCGGTTTCATGCTCCCAATCAGTACCCCCCCAAATGCAATCGTTTATTCCTCGGGTTTAGTTCCCGCGCGGGAGATGATGCGCTCAGGATTCCTTTTCGACATCGCCGGATGGATCGTGACGGTCGTCGCGTTGCGAGTGATCCTTCCTCCGATGGGTCTGGGATAA